A genome region from Streptomyces pratensis includes the following:
- a CDS encoding AMP-binding protein produces MSGLSYAHGTGDTALLGDTIGRNLDRAVEAFGVREALVDVVSGRRWTYAEFGADVDELARGLMASGVAKGDRVGIWAVNCPEWVLVQYATARIGAVMVNINPAYRAHELEYVLGQAGISVLVASLAHRTSDYRALVAQVRDDCPALRSVHYIGDPTWDELTAASDSVTAEELAAREAELSCDDPINIQYTSGTTGFPKGATLSHHNILNNGYFVGEMVAYTERDRVCLPVPFYHCFGMVMGNLGITSHGACIVIPAPAFEPAAVLAAVQQESCTSLYGVPTMFIAELDLPGFASYDLSSLRTGIMAGSPCPVEVMKRVVAEMHMDEVSICYGMTETSPVSTQTRRDDDLERRTSTVGRVMPHIEVKVVDPVTGVTLPRGEAGELCTRGYSVMLGYWDQPERTAEVIDPGRWMHTGDLAVMREDGYVQIVGRIKDMIIRGGENVYPREIEEFLHGHPKIADVQVVGVPDERYGEEILACVIPRDPADPPTLDEVTAYCGEQLAHYKIPRVLRILEAFPMTVSGKVRKVELREGYGA; encoded by the coding sequence ATGAGCGGCCTTTCCTACGCGCACGGCACCGGCGACACCGCTCTGCTCGGCGACACCATCGGACGCAACCTGGACCGGGCGGTCGAGGCCTTCGGGGTGCGGGAGGCCCTGGTCGACGTGGTGTCCGGACGCCGCTGGACGTACGCGGAATTCGGCGCCGACGTCGATGAGCTGGCCCGCGGACTGATGGCGTCCGGTGTGGCGAAGGGCGACCGGGTCGGCATCTGGGCCGTCAACTGCCCGGAATGGGTCCTCGTCCAGTACGCCACTGCCCGTATCGGCGCGGTCATGGTCAACATCAATCCCGCCTACCGCGCGCACGAGCTGGAGTACGTGCTGGGGCAGGCCGGAATCTCCGTGCTCGTCGCCTCGCTCGCCCACCGGACCAGCGACTACCGCGCGCTCGTCGCCCAGGTCCGGGACGACTGCCCCGCACTGCGGTCCGTCCACTACATCGGCGATCCGACCTGGGACGAGCTCACGGCCGCCTCGGATTCCGTCACGGCGGAGGAACTGGCGGCGCGTGAAGCCGAGTTGTCGTGCGACGACCCGATCAACATCCAGTACACGTCCGGAACCACCGGATTCCCCAAGGGAGCCACGCTCTCCCACCACAACATCCTCAACAACGGCTACTTCGTCGGGGAGATGGTCGCGTACACGGAACGGGACCGGGTCTGCCTGCCCGTGCCCTTCTACCACTGCTTCGGCATGGTCATGGGGAACCTCGGCATCACCTCGCACGGCGCCTGCATCGTGATCCCCGCGCCGGCCTTCGAACCGGCCGCCGTGCTGGCCGCCGTCCAGCAGGAGAGCTGCACCTCGCTCTACGGCGTCCCCACGATGTTCATCGCGGAGCTCGATCTTCCCGGTTTCGCCTCGTACGACCTCTCCTCGCTGCGCACGGGGATCATGGCCGGGTCGCCCTGCCCGGTCGAGGTGATGAAGAGGGTCGTCGCGGAGATGCACATGGACGAGGTGTCCATCTGCTACGGCATGACGGAGACCTCGCCCGTCTCCACCCAGACCCGACGGGACGACGACCTGGAGCGCCGCACGAGCACGGTCGGCAGGGTGATGCCGCACATCGAGGTGAAGGTCGTCGACCCCGTGACGGGTGTGACCCTGCCGCGCGGCGAGGCCGGCGAACTGTGCACCCGTGGCTACAGCGTGATGCTCGGTTACTGGGACCAGCCGGAGCGGACCGCCGAGGTCATCGATCCCGGCCGCTGGATGCACACGGGGGACCTCGCGGTGATGAGGGAGGACGGGTACGTCCAGATCGTCGGCAGGATCAAGGACATGATCATCCGTGGCGGTGAGAACGTGTATCCGCGTGAGATCGAGGAGTTCCTCCACGGTCACCCGAAGATCGCGGACGTGCAGGTGGTGGGTGTGCCCGACGAGAGGTACGGCGAGGAGATCCTGGCCTGTGTCATCCCCCGCGACCCTGCTGACCCGCCGACGCTCGACGAGGTGACGGCTTACTGCGGTGAGCAGCTGGCGCACTACAAGATTCCGCGCGTGCTGCGGATCCTGGAGGCGTTCCCGATGACGGTCAGCGGTAAGGTGCGGAAGGTCGAACTGCGGGAGGGGTACGGCGCGTAG
- the gcl gene encoding glyoxylate carboligase — protein MPRMTAARAAVEILKREGVSNAFGVPGAAINPFYAALKASGGVQHTLARHVEGASHMAEGYTRAAAGNIGVCIGTSGPAGTDMITGLYSAIADSIPILCITGQAPTAVLHKEDFQAVDIASIAAPVTKAATTVLEAAQVPGVFQQAFHLMRTGRPGPVLIDLPIDVQLTEIEFDPELYEPLPVHKPAASRKQIERAVEMLNASERPLLVAGGGIINADASALLVEFAELTGVPVVPTLMGWGILPDDHELNAGMVGLQTSHRYGNANFLESDFVLGIGNRWANRHTGKLDVYTKDRTFVHVDIEPTQLGKIFAPDLGIASDAKAALELFVEVARELKAAGKLKDRSRWAASTQERRATLQRRTHFDNVPLKPQRVYEEMNRAFGPETRYVTTIGLSQIAGAQMLHVYRPRHWINCGQAGPLGWTIPAALGVATADPDGSVVALSGDYDFQFMLEELAVGAQHRIPYVHVLVNNSYLGLIRQAQRNFDIDFQVNLEFENLNSPELGVYGVDHVKVVEGLGCKAIRVTEPDQLLPAFEEAKKLAAEHRVPVVVEAILERVTNISMSGTDIASVNEFEDVASEPGHAPTSIRPLTVS, from the coding sequence ATGCCTCGTATGACCGCTGCCCGAGCGGCAGTTGAGATCCTCAAGCGCGAAGGCGTCAGCAACGCGTTCGGTGTGCCGGGTGCGGCGATCAACCCCTTCTACGCGGCCCTCAAGGCCTCCGGCGGGGTGCAGCACACGCTGGCGCGCCACGTCGAGGGCGCTTCCCACATGGCCGAGGGCTACACCCGTGCCGCGGCCGGGAACATCGGCGTCTGCATCGGTACGTCGGGGCCCGCCGGCACCGACATGATCACCGGCCTCTACTCGGCCATCGCCGACTCGATCCCGATCCTCTGCATCACCGGCCAGGCGCCGACCGCCGTCCTGCACAAGGAGGACTTCCAGGCGGTGGACATCGCGTCTATCGCCGCGCCGGTGACCAAGGCCGCGACCACCGTCCTGGAGGCCGCGCAGGTCCCGGGCGTCTTCCAGCAGGCCTTCCACCTGATGCGCACGGGTCGGCCCGGCCCGGTCCTCATCGACCTGCCGATCGATGTGCAGCTCACCGAGATCGAGTTCGACCCCGAGCTGTACGAGCCGCTGCCCGTCCACAAGCCCGCCGCGAGCCGCAAGCAGATCGAGCGGGCCGTCGAGATGCTCAACGCCTCCGAGCGCCCGCTGCTCGTCGCGGGCGGCGGCATCATCAACGCCGACGCCTCGGCCCTGCTGGTCGAGTTCGCCGAGCTGACCGGCGTCCCGGTCGTCCCCACCCTGATGGGCTGGGGCATCCTCCCCGACGACCACGAGCTGAACGCCGGCATGGTCGGCCTCCAGACCTCGCACCGCTACGGCAACGCGAACTTCCTGGAGTCCGACTTCGTCCTCGGCATCGGCAACCGCTGGGCCAACCGCCACACGGGCAAGCTGGACGTCTACACGAAGGACCGCACCTTCGTCCACGTCGACATCGAGCCCACCCAGCTGGGCAAGATCTTCGCCCCGGACCTCGGCATCGCCTCCGACGCGAAGGCGGCCCTGGAGCTCTTCGTCGAGGTGGCGCGCGAGCTGAAGGCCGCCGGGAAGCTGAAGGACCGCTCTCGGTGGGCGGCGTCCACGCAGGAACGCCGGGCCACGCTCCAGCGCCGTACGCACTTCGACAACGTGCCGCTGAAGCCGCAGCGGGTGTACGAGGAGATGAACCGGGCGTTCGGCCCGGAGACCCGGTACGTCACCACCATCGGCCTCTCCCAGATCGCAGGCGCGCAGATGCTGCACGTCTACCGGCCGCGCCACTGGATCAACTGCGGCCAGGCCGGGCCGCTGGGCTGGACGATCCCTGCCGCACTGGGCGTCGCCACGGCCGACCCGGACGGCTCCGTGGTGGCCCTCTCCGGCGACTACGACTTCCAGTTCATGCTGGAGGAGCTCGCCGTCGGCGCGCAGCACCGCATCCCGTACGTCCACGTCCTGGTGAACAACTCCTATCTGGGGCTCATCCGGCAGGCTCAGCGGAACTTCGACATCGACTTCCAGGTCAACCTGGAGTTCGAGAACCTCAACTCCCCGGAGCTGGGCGTCTACGGCGTGGACCACGTCAAGGTCGTCGAGGGCCTGGGCTGCAAGGCGATCCGGGTCACGGAGCCGGACCAGCTGCTGCCGGCGTTCGAGGAGGCGAAGAAGCTCGCTGCCGAGCACCGGGTCCCCGTCGTCGTCGAGGCGATCCTGGAGCGGGTCACCAACATCTCGATGAGCGGTACCGACATCGCGTCGGTCAACGAGTTCGAGGACGTGGCGTCCGAGCCGGGCCACGCGCCGACCTCGATCCGCCCGCTGACGGTGTCCTGA
- a CDS encoding catalase, whose product MSQRVLTTESGAPVADNQNSATAGAGGPVLIQDQHLLEKLARFNRERIPERVVHARGSGAYGYFEVTDDVTGFTRADFLSEVGRRTETFIRFSTVADSLGGADAVRDPRGFALKFYTDEGNYDLVGNNTPVFFIKDPIKFPDFIHSQKRDPFTGRQEPDNVWDFWANSPESTHQITWLMGDRGIPASYRHMNGFGSHTYQWTNAEGEAFFVKYHFRTNQGVRSLSAEQAAEQVGKDANSHQTDLLQAIERGVNPSWTLHVQVMPAAEAADYRFNPFDVTKVWPHADYPLRRVGRLVLDRNPDNVFAEVEQAAFSPNNFVPGIGPSPDKMLQGRLFAYADAQRYRLGINHTQLPVNAPRTATVDNYGRDGLHATRYGSRQDKNYEPNSYAGPAQTGAALASPLAVHGWTGTHEAPAHTKDDDFFQAGELYRLMSTEEKDRLVANIAGGLSQVTRDDVIEKNLAHFHAADAEYGKRVEEAVRALRED is encoded by the coding sequence ATGTCCCAGCGTGTGCTCACGACCGAGTCAGGCGCCCCCGTCGCCGACAACCAGAACTCCGCCACAGCCGGCGCCGGCGGGCCGGTCCTGATCCAGGACCAGCACCTGCTGGAGAAGCTCGCCCGCTTCAACCGTGAGCGCATCCCGGAGCGCGTCGTCCACGCCCGTGGCTCCGGCGCGTACGGCTACTTCGAGGTGACCGACGACGTCACCGGCTTCACCCGCGCCGACTTCCTCTCCGAAGTGGGCCGCCGCACCGAGACGTTCATCCGGTTCTCGACGGTCGCAGACTCGCTGGGCGGCGCGGACGCCGTCCGCGACCCCCGCGGCTTCGCCCTCAAGTTCTACACGGACGAGGGCAACTACGACCTCGTCGGCAACAACACCCCGGTGTTCTTCATCAAGGACCCGATCAAGTTCCCCGACTTCATCCACTCCCAGAAGCGTGACCCCTTCACGGGCCGTCAGGAGCCGGACAACGTCTGGGACTTCTGGGCCAACTCCCCCGAGTCCACGCACCAGATCACCTGGCTGATGGGCGACCGCGGGATCCCCGCCTCGTACCGTCACATGAACGGCTTCGGCTCGCACACCTACCAGTGGACGAACGCGGAGGGCGAGGCCTTCTTCGTCAAGTACCACTTCAGGACGAACCAGGGTGTGCGTTCCCTCTCCGCAGAGCAGGCCGCAGAACAGGTCGGCAAGGACGCCAACTCGCACCAGACGGACCTGCTCCAGGCCATCGAGCGCGGCGTCAACCCGTCCTGGACGCTGCACGTGCAGGTCATGCCGGCCGCGGAGGCGGCCGACTACCGCTTCAACCCGTTCGACGTGACGAAGGTGTGGCCGCACGCCGACTACCCGCTGCGGCGCGTCGGCCGACTGGTGCTGGACCGCAACCCGGACAACGTCTTCGCCGAGGTCGAGCAGGCGGCGTTCTCGCCGAACAACTTCGTGCCCGGCATCGGCCCGTCCCCGGACAAGATGCTGCAGGGCCGCCTGTTCGCGTACGCCGACGCGCAGCGCTACCGGCTGGGCATCAACCACACCCAGCTCCCGGTCAACGCGCCGAGGACGGCGACCGTCGACAACTACGGGCGCGACGGACTGCACGCGACCCGCTACGGCTCGCGTCAGGACAAGAACTACGAGCCCAACTCGTACGCCGGGCCCGCGCAGACCGGCGCGGCCCTCGCCTCCCCGCTCGCGGTGCACGGCTGGACGGGCACGCACGAGGCGCCCGCCCACACGAAGGACGACGACTTCTTCCAGGCGGGCGAGCTCTACCGGCTGATGTCGACGGAGGAGAAGGACCGTCTCGTCGCCAACATCGCCGGCGGACTCTCGCAGGTCACCCGCGACGACGTGATCGAGAAGAACCTCGCCCACTTCCACGCCGCCGACGCCGAGTACGGCAAGCGCGTGGAGGAGGCCGTCCGCGCCCTGCGCGAGGACTGA
- a CDS encoding DUF6083 domain-containing protein produces MGDTDDTASCPDRPGGDSDHLTAAFHALLEGATAPRPPLPPECPFCELGQERYATGYAGHWILLEPRILVPAHTVPPRRRWIITSTGTAMNLWDAEPLPGATCRIPHRMACPRLEPEDHWPWVTALRQYNRQRSQRLFGLPDDGLPDTG; encoded by the coding sequence ATGGGGGACACCGATGACACCGCGTCCTGCCCGGACCGACCCGGCGGCGACTCCGACCACCTGACGGCAGCCTTCCACGCGCTCCTCGAAGGCGCCACCGCCCCGCGACCGCCGCTGCCACCTGAGTGCCCGTTCTGTGAACTCGGGCAGGAACGCTACGCCACCGGTTACGCCGGGCACTGGATCCTCCTCGAACCCCGCATCCTCGTCCCCGCCCACACCGTCCCGCCACGACGGCGCTGGATCATCACCTCGACCGGGACGGCCATGAACCTGTGGGACGCCGAGCCGCTCCCCGGCGCCACGTGCCGCATCCCGCACCGCATGGCCTGCCCCCGCCTGGAGCCGGAGGACCACTGGCCGTGGGTGACGGCTCTGCGGCAGTACAACAGGCAGAGGTCGCAACGCCTGTTCGGCCTTCCCGACGACGGGCTGCCGGACACGGGGTGA
- a CDS encoding cellulose binding domain-containing protein has protein sequence MRTFRRSRIRAAAAAATTLALGCTALAALPSTAGAAAAGGLVVQYRTSASGATADQSEPWLKVRNTGSASVPLPDVKVRYYFKGDSASAAYRFACSWAVKGCANITGTFRTLPNPTATADRYLEIGFTAGAGALAPGADTGDMQLRFHRADWQPLGQSDDYSFGADRNTYGDWTRITAQVGSVTAWGEAPGGNGPTDPTDPPTDPPADGPRLFDDFSYTGHTDPRIAANGWSVRSNSGGPGVPGAVWAPENVTFSSQSGNSVMNLETSTAGTGASTEQTEILTRSMKFRNGTYAARVKFSDAPRSGPDGDHLVQTFFTINDLKAPMADDYAEYDFEYLPNGGWGEPANILYTTSWETYRPDPWEAVNQHSEVRQSYAGWHDLVVTVDDSAITYYVDGQHFGTHGAAYLPERPMSINFNQWLIDLAGQSSTTPRSYDQQVDYVLHVKDQVLSPAKVSALVSGYRASGTTFQDTVPAV, from the coding sequence ATGAGGACATTCCGCAGGAGCCGTATCCGCGCGGCGGCCGCCGCCGCCACCACCCTGGCGCTGGGCTGTACGGCCCTCGCCGCCCTGCCCTCGACCGCCGGTGCTGCGGCGGCCGGCGGGCTCGTCGTCCAGTACCGCACGAGCGCGTCCGGGGCGACGGCAGACCAGAGCGAGCCGTGGCTGAAGGTCCGCAACACCGGGAGCGCGAGCGTGCCGCTCCCCGACGTCAAGGTGCGCTACTACTTCAAGGGTGATTCGGCGTCGGCGGCCTACAGGTTCGCCTGTTCCTGGGCGGTGAAGGGCTGCGCGAACATCACCGGCACCTTCAGGACCCTGCCGAACCCGACCGCGACCGCCGACCGCTACCTGGAGATCGGCTTCACCGCCGGCGCGGGCGCCCTGGCCCCCGGGGCGGACACCGGTGACATGCAGCTGCGCTTCCACCGCGCGGACTGGCAGCCGCTCGGGCAGAGCGACGACTACTCGTTCGGCGCCGACCGGAACACGTACGGCGACTGGACCAGGATCACCGCGCAGGTGGGGTCGGTGACGGCCTGGGGCGAGGCTCCCGGGGGCAACGGCCCCACCGACCCGACGGATCCCCCCACCGATCCGCCGGCCGACGGGCCGAGGCTGTTCGACGACTTCAGCTACACCGGTCACACGGATCCCCGGATCGCGGCGAACGGCTGGAGCGTGCGCTCGAACTCCGGCGGCCCCGGGGTGCCGGGTGCCGTCTGGGCTCCGGAGAACGTCACCTTCAGCAGTCAGAGCGGCAATTCGGTGATGAACCTGGAGACGTCCACGGCGGGCACGGGTGCTTCGACGGAGCAGACGGAGATCCTCACCAGGTCCATGAAGTTCCGCAACGGCACCTATGCGGCCCGGGTCAAGTTCAGCGACGCCCCGAGGTCGGGTCCGGACGGCGACCACCTCGTCCAGACCTTCTTCACGATCAACGACCTGAAGGCGCCGATGGCGGACGACTACGCGGAGTACGACTTCGAGTACCTGCCCAACGGCGGCTGGGGCGAGCCGGCCAACATCCTCTACACCACCTCGTGGGAGACCTACCGGCCCGACCCGTGGGAGGCCGTCAACCAGCACAGCGAGGTGCGGCAGAGCTATGCCGGATGGCACGACCTGGTGGTGACCGTCGACGACAGCGCCATCACGTACTACGTCGACGGTCAGCACTTCGGTACGCACGGCGCGGCCTACCTCCCGGAGCGGCCGATGTCGATCAACTTCAACCAGTGGCTGATCGATCTGGCCGGCCAGAGCAGCACCACGCCCCGCTCGTACGACCAGCAGGTGGACTACGTCCTGCACGTGAAGGACCAGGTCCTCTCCCCGGCCAAGGTGTCGGCTCTGGTGAGCGGCTACCGGGCGTCGGGCACCACGTTCCAGGACACGGTGCCGGCGGTCTGA
- a CDS encoding TIM barrel protein yields MGHSDQRFDVNLSILFTELPLLERPAAAAAAGFTAVELWWPWIETPTPAQAELDALKKALDDAGTQLVGLNFYAGRLPGPDRGALSLPGEESDRFRANIDVAADFAASVGCKALNALYGNRVEGVDPAVQDELALENLVLAARAAHRIGATLLIETLNDTESPLYPLVSAPAGIEVVDRVNEATGLGNATFLLDLYHLSMNGEDLSQVIKAYAAKTGHVQIADNPGRGAPGTGSLPLERLLDELTQAGYDGWVGLEYKPGDRPSAESFGWLPAEHRPAR; encoded by the coding sequence ATGGGTCACTCGGACCAGCGCTTCGATGTGAACCTCTCGATCCTCTTCACCGAACTCCCGCTCCTCGAGCGCCCGGCGGCGGCTGCCGCCGCGGGCTTCACCGCGGTCGAGCTCTGGTGGCCCTGGATCGAGACCCCCACCCCCGCGCAGGCCGAGCTCGACGCCCTGAAGAAGGCGCTCGACGACGCGGGCACGCAGCTTGTGGGGCTGAACTTCTACGCGGGCCGGCTCCCCGGCCCCGACCGGGGGGCGCTCTCGCTGCCCGGCGAGGAGTCGGACCGCTTCCGCGCCAACATCGACGTGGCGGCGGACTTCGCGGCCTCGGTCGGCTGCAAGGCGCTCAACGCGCTGTACGGCAACCGCGTAGAGGGCGTGGACCCGGCCGTCCAGGACGAACTCGCCCTGGAGAACCTGGTCCTGGCCGCCCGCGCGGCGCACCGGATCGGGGCCACCCTCCTGATCGAGACGCTCAACGACACGGAGTCGCCGCTGTACCCCCTGGTCAGCGCACCGGCGGGCATCGAGGTCGTCGACCGCGTCAACGAGGCGACCGGTCTGGGCAACGCGACGTTCCTGCTGGACCTCTACCACCTGTCGATGAACGGCGAGGACCTCAGCCAGGTGATCAAGGCGTACGCCGCGAAGACCGGCCACGTCCAGATCGCCGACAACCCGGGGCGCGGCGCGCCCGGCACCGGCTCGCTCCCGCTGGAGCGGCTCCTCGACGAGCTGACCCAGGCCGGGTACGACGGCTGGGTCGGCCTGGAGTACAAGCCGGGCGACCGCCCGAGCGCCGAGTCGTTCGGCTGGCTCCCCGCCGAGCACCGGCCGGCCCGCTGA
- a CDS encoding 2-hydroxy-3-oxopropionate reductase, whose protein sequence is MSSNLPKVAWIGLGIMGSPMSENLVKAGYQVTGYTLEQDKIDRLVAAGGKGAASIADAVRDADVVITMVPASPQVEAIAYGPDGILENARRGALLIDMSSITPQTSVDLASSARDKGIRVLDAPVSGGEAGAIEAVLSIMVGGEQPDFDAAKPLLDTLGRTIVLCGPHGSGQTVKAANQLIVAVNIQACAEAVVFLEKSGVDLAAALDVLNGGLAGSTVLTRKKDNFLKRDFAPGFRIDLHHKDMGIVTDAARNVGAALPVGGVVAQLVASLRAQGDGGLDHSALLRSVERLSGSQV, encoded by the coding sequence ATGAGCAGCAACCTCCCCAAGGTCGCCTGGATCGGACTCGGCATCATGGGCTCCCCCATGTCCGAGAACCTGGTGAAGGCCGGGTACCAGGTGACCGGCTACACCCTGGAGCAGGACAAGATCGACCGGCTCGTCGCGGCGGGCGGCAAGGGTGCCGCCTCGATCGCCGACGCGGTGCGCGACGCCGACGTCGTCATCACCATGGTCCCGGCGTCCCCGCAGGTCGAGGCCATCGCGTACGGCCCCGACGGCATCCTGGAGAACGCCAGGCGGGGTGCCCTGCTGATCGACATGTCCTCGATCACGCCGCAGACCTCCGTGGACCTGGCATCGAGCGCGAGGGACAAGGGCATCCGCGTGCTGGATGCCCCCGTCTCCGGCGGTGAGGCCGGCGCGATCGAGGCCGTCCTGTCCATCATGGTCGGCGGCGAGCAGCCCGACTTCGACGCCGCGAAGCCGCTCCTCGACACGCTCGGCAGGACCATCGTGCTCTGCGGGCCCCACGGCTCGGGACAGACGGTGAAGGCGGCCAACCAGCTGATCGTCGCGGTCAACATCCAGGCCTGCGCCGAGGCCGTCGTCTTCCTGGAGAAGTCCGGGGTGGACCTTGCCGCAGCGCTCGACGTACTGAACGGCGGGCTCGCGGGCTCGACGGTCCTGACCCGCAAGAAGGACAACTTCCTCAAGCGGGACTTCGCCCCGGGCTTCCGGATCGACCTGCACCACAAGGACATGGGCATCGTCACCGACGCCGCGCGCAACGTCGGCGCCGCGCTGCCCGTCGGCGGGGTCGTGGCCCAGCTCGTGGCCTCCCTGCGCGCACAGGGCGACGGCGGCCTCGACCACTCGGCGCTGCTGCGCTCGGTCGAGCGCCTCTCCGGCTCGCAGGTCTGA
- a CDS encoding beta-N-acetylhexosaminidase, with amino-acid sequence MPASRPELSLVPRPRKVSPRPGRFVLGQDTAVRALPGAEPAAGLLRTLLGPTTGLPLPPSADGRVVLALDPHLGGLGDEGYGLTVGPEALLLRAARPDGLLRGVQTIRQLLPPEALSGGARGTSWELPCVEISDVPRYPWRGAMLDVARHFQPVSYLRRYVDLMALHKLNVLHLHLTDDQGWRMPVDAFPRLTSVGGHRAQSLSDGVPHSGAYTKAELRGLVRHARERGVTVVPEIEMPGHVRAALAAYPGLGNHPARHLDVWTRWGVCDTVLGVHEEVFDFCRTVLEEVMDVFPSPYVHIGGDECPTVEWENSGAARERAAAEGLSGPGELHGWFMGRIGSFLVEHGRRPIGWAETGGELPPEFAVLTWRDPAHALKAARRGHEVVTAHHRSTYLDYPQSTDPDEPLSQQGDPVPLHAVHANEPVLGEWEPEEASRVLGTQAQLWTEYVTTPDRIEYLTYPRLCALADRAWSGGRGDWAGFVGRLREHTARLDALGVRYRPLTTRSLETASAGTARPPR; translated from the coding sequence GTGCCCGCGTCACGCCCCGAGCTCTCCCTCGTCCCCCGCCCCCGCAAGGTCTCTCCGCGGCCCGGCCGGTTCGTCCTCGGCCAGGACACCGCCGTACGCGCTCTGCCGGGCGCGGAACCGGCGGCCGGCCTGCTGCGTACGCTCCTCGGACCGACCACCGGGCTGCCTCTCCCGCCCTCGGCCGATGGGCGCGTCGTCCTGGCGCTCGACCCGCACCTCGGCGGGCTCGGCGACGAGGGGTACGGCCTGACCGTCGGACCGGAGGCACTGCTGCTGCGGGCCGCCCGGCCAGACGGTCTACTCCGGGGTGTCCAGACGATCCGGCAGCTGCTGCCCCCCGAAGCGCTGTCGGGCGGCGCGCGCGGCACGTCCTGGGAGTTGCCGTGCGTCGAGATCAGCGACGTACCGCGGTACCCCTGGCGCGGCGCGATGCTCGACGTCGCACGGCACTTCCAGCCCGTCTCCTACCTCCGCAGGTACGTGGACCTGATGGCGCTCCACAAGCTCAACGTCCTGCATCTGCACCTCACGGACGACCAGGGCTGGCGGATGCCGGTCGACGCCTTTCCCCGGCTGACCTCGGTGGGCGGGCACCGGGCCCAGTCCCTGTCCGACGGGGTGCCGCACTCGGGGGCGTACACCAAGGCCGAGCTGCGCGGCCTGGTCCGTCATGCGCGGGAGCGGGGGGTGACCGTCGTGCCGGAGATCGAGATGCCCGGTCATGTGCGCGCGGCCCTCGCCGCCTACCCCGGACTCGGGAACCACCCGGCACGGCATCTGGACGTGTGGACCAGGTGGGGCGTGTGCGACACCGTGCTCGGCGTCCACGAGGAGGTCTTCGACTTCTGCCGGACCGTACTGGAGGAGGTCATGGACGTCTTCCCCTCCCCGTACGTCCACATCGGCGGCGACGAATGCCCCACCGTCGAATGGGAGAACAGCGGGGCGGCCCGCGAGCGTGCGGCGGCCGAGGGGCTCTCCGGCCCCGGCGAGCTGCACGGCTGGTTCATGGGCCGTATCGGCTCGTTCCTCGTGGAGCACGGGCGCCGGCCCATCGGCTGGGCCGAGACCGGAGGCGAACTGCCCCCCGAATTCGCGGTACTTACCTGGCGTGATCCGGCGCACGCCCTCAAGGCGGCCCGGCGCGGACACGAGGTTGTGACCGCGCACCACCGCTCCACGTACCTGGACTACCCGCAGTCCACGGATCCGGACGAGCCGTTGTCACAGCAGGGCGACCCCGTCCCCCTGCACGCGGTCCACGCGAACGAGCCGGTGCTGGGGGAATGGGAGCCGGAGGAGGCCTCCCGTGTCCTGGGCACCCAGGCGCAGCTGTGGACCGAGTACGTGACGACGCCGGACCGGATCGAGTACCTCACCTACCCACGGCTGTGCGCCCTCGCCGACCGTGCCTGGTCCGGGGGGCGCGGCGACTGGGCCGGATTCGTCGGGCGGCTGCGCGAACACACCGCGCGGCTCGACGCCCTCGGCGTCCGATACCGGCCTCTCACCACGCGGTCCCTGGAGACCGCGTCCGCAGGTACAGCGCGACCCCCTCGGTAA